One genomic segment of Thermus neutrinimicus includes these proteins:
- a CDS encoding lipid II:glycine glycyltransferase FemX, whose product MAELLEITDPEAWNRMVSSFPITSALQSWGWGEVKRLSGWVPRRLAVYGKEGLLGAAQVLLRPLPGGLFLAYAPRGPALFRLEDLPLVAKALAWGVRGTHLVLEPEAGLPAEEPPPTFPGLLPEESIQPAYSLWLDLTQGEEALLKGMKEMHRRNARLALKRTELGVEGEEAFPEFFRLFEETNRRAKLLQHAKEYYQAVLREMNQPYGEAFLAVARKEGEALAAGLFVAFAGRVDYLYGGSSRAHPEAKAPMGMHLAAIRHGMGRGYRIYDLWGVPRTPEGSHAEGIWRFKEGFGGRRVQFPAFALPLSPLYRPLKLLLRLRKTWVNLRVRGNARDVLG is encoded by the coding sequence GTGGCCGAGCTTCTAGAGATCACCGATCCCGAGGCCTGGAACCGGATGGTTTCCAGCTTTCCCATCACCAGCGCCCTGCAGTCCTGGGGCTGGGGGGAAGTGAAGCGGCTTTCCGGCTGGGTGCCCAGGCGGCTTGCGGTCTACGGGAAGGAAGGGCTTTTGGGGGCGGCCCAGGTGCTGCTGCGCCCCCTGCCTGGGGGTCTCTTCCTGGCCTACGCCCCTAGGGGCCCCGCGCTTTTCCGCCTCGAGGACCTTCCCCTGGTGGCCAAGGCCTTGGCCTGGGGGGTGCGGGGTACCCACCTGGTCCTCGAGCCCGAGGCAGGCTTGCCGGCGGAAGAACCTCCCCCCACCTTCCCTGGCCTCCTTCCGGAGGAATCCATCCAGCCCGCCTATTCCCTATGGCTGGACCTCACCCAAGGGGAGGAGGCCCTCCTTAAGGGGATGAAGGAGATGCACCGCCGTAACGCCCGCCTGGCCCTCAAGCGCACGGAGCTTGGCGTGGAGGGGGAGGAGGCCTTTCCCGAGTTCTTCCGCCTCTTTGAGGAGACCAACCGCCGGGCCAAGCTTCTGCAACACGCAAAGGAGTACTACCAGGCGGTGCTTAGGGAGATGAACCAGCCCTATGGGGAGGCCTTCTTGGCCGTGGCCCGTAAGGAGGGGGAAGCCTTGGCGGCGGGGCTTTTCGTGGCCTTCGCCGGTAGGGTGGACTACCTCTATGGGGGAAGCAGCCGCGCCCACCCCGAGGCCAAGGCTCCCATGGGCATGCACCTGGCGGCCATCCGCCATGGGATGGGACGCGGCTACCGGATCTACGACCTCTGGGGGGTCCCCAGGACCCCGGAGGGCAGCCATGCGGAGGGGATATGGCGCTTCAAGGAGGGGTTTGGGGGTAGGCGCGTCCAGTTTCCCGCCTTCGCCCTGCCCCTTTCCCCCCTCTACCGCCCTTTGAAGCTCCTCTTACGCCTGCGCAAGACCTGGGTGAACCTGCGGGTACGGGGAAATGCGCGGGATGTCCTGGGGTGA
- a CDS encoding response regulator: MALVARLLVVDDDPRIRHLLELLLSGAGHQVVLADSAKVALEYLRKETPDLILLDIMMPDMDGLTLLGRIRAVRRLAKVPVIMFTGGGKELEGPSRALGADLFLEKPVSGRRLREVVESLLAREGYLLPGGERVTSLEEVARRLRHALPEEARFKLLWRKTASRRALLQNLLAKGWTEALLRRILPGEYDLYDLLGHLAFGWPLVPLRERAARVQDPRLASHLEAYLEAKRLPLEGDGLLEELAQALYA; encoded by the coding sequence ATGGCCCTTGTGGCGCGGCTGCTTGTGGTGGACGATGATCCCCGCATCCGGCACCTGTTGGAGCTCCTCCTTTCCGGGGCCGGCCACCAGGTGGTGCTGGCGGACTCGGCGAAGGTTGCCCTGGAGTATCTGCGAAAGGAAACTCCGGATCTGATCCTCCTGGACATCATGATGCCGGATATGGATGGCCTCACCCTGTTGGGGCGCATCCGGGCGGTGCGCCGCTTGGCCAAGGTGCCGGTGATCATGTTCACCGGGGGCGGAAAGGAGCTGGAGGGACCAAGCCGGGCCTTAGGAGCCGATCTCTTCCTGGAGAAGCCCGTTTCCGGTCGCCGGCTTAGGGAGGTGGTGGAAAGCCTTCTTGCCCGGGAAGGGTATCTCTTGCCTGGTGGGGAACGGGTAACGAGCCTCGAGGAGGTGGCCCGCCGCTTGCGGCATGCCTTGCCCGAGGAGGCCCGTTTCAAGCTCCTTTGGCGAAAGACGGCAAGCCGCCGTGCCCTTCTGCAAAACCTTTTGGCCAAGGGCTGGACCGAAGCCCTTTTGCGGCGCATTCTTCCCGGTGAATACGATCTCTATGACCTCCTCGGCCACCTGGCCTTCGGCTGGCCCCTGGTGCCCTTGAGGGAGCGGGCGGCCAGGGTGCAGGACCCCCGCTTGGCCTCCCACCTGGAGGCCTATCTGGAGGCGAAGCGGCTACCCCTGGAGGGGGATGGCCTCCTGGAAGAGCTGGCCCAGGCCCTGTACGCTTAG
- a CDS encoding FtsK/SpoIIIE family DNA translocase, whose protein sequence is MAKRKPASASRNRDLEALGTLALGAGVFFAAPLLPLSTGSFGSFLREAFYQTLGLPAYLLPPSLFLLGAYLFRNKPVKSLLRHLLFLHLLAFALLPLLGPLAGRLGEEVRSFLEAKAGALGLLLPPILASLVLDLWRRKPPLHLLLTGLHLGVEGVRRVRYRLKPLLLKQRIRLLARLYPEHTALKALAENLSPAELPGVEKALREFLKERAAELKRQMEEDQRPLEPRLQALLQGLKTPVPGEGPLRDALEERRAALHLEAQALLSRLKALLTFPAPRPSVGGLVQGLRLREERKARWEELAGLVQDLEARHEELSSWLSFLSRHPEAQAEGLRALLTGNPPPVSSPPSPAPEPEAFDLDLVFPEPSPPQAPPDAPSPPRSLPQTTALALPTPDLLDPPEPKGTARGLEEVERLKRTIADTLKHFGVQAEVVGHARGPSVIRYELLPAPGEKISRIQSLQNDLARALAVGAVRIEAPIPGKNTVGLEVPNPKRELVRFSEAVLSPAFQNAKALLPLVLGKSIEGEIWVRDLAKMPHLLIAGSTGSGKSVAINVLIASLLFKHLPTSLRFLLIDPKMVELTPYEGIPHLVRPVVTSPEEAAGVLQGAVAHMERRYRLLSGVGARNLEQYNAKMEKEGGETLPYLIIVVDELADLMMTAPKEVESAILRLAQMARATGMHLILATQRPSVDILTSLIKVNIPARLAFAVSSGFDSRTILDTQGAEKLIGQGDALFYQPGLTKPVRLQVPYLSEEEVGRLAGFLRGQSFEDRFAEAYGQDFEPPKGPEGAGPGEVDFSDPLLRKAAEIVVEEGYGSVSRLQRRLSIGHARAGKLMDALEAMGIVGPSKGSKPREVLITKEQLKDFFG, encoded by the coding sequence ATGGCGAAGCGGAAGCCGGCCAGTGCCAGCCGAAACCGCGACCTCGAGGCCCTGGGCACCCTGGCCTTGGGGGCAGGGGTCTTCTTCGCCGCTCCCCTTCTGCCCCTATCCACGGGGTCCTTCGGCTCGTTCCTCCGGGAAGCCTTTTACCAGACGCTAGGCCTGCCCGCCTACCTCCTACCGCCAAGCCTTTTCCTCCTGGGAGCCTACCTCTTCAGGAACAAACCCGTAAAATCCCTCCTTCGCCACCTCCTCTTCCTCCACCTCCTGGCCTTCGCCCTCCTTCCCCTCCTGGGACCCCTCGCGGGCCGGCTGGGGGAGGAGGTGCGCTCCTTCCTGGAGGCCAAGGCCGGGGCCTTGGGCCTCCTCCTCCCCCCTATCCTGGCCTCCTTGGTCCTGGACCTCTGGCGGCGAAAACCCCCCCTTCACCTTCTCCTCACCGGCCTGCACCTGGGGGTGGAGGGGGTGCGGCGGGTCCGCTATCGGTTAAAACCCCTTCTCCTTAAGCAAAGGATCCGCCTCCTCGCCCGCCTCTACCCCGAACACACCGCCCTGAAGGCCCTGGCAGAGAACCTCTCCCCTGCGGAGCTTCCAGGGGTGGAAAAGGCCCTAAGGGAATTCCTTAAGGAACGGGCCGCCGAGCTGAAGCGGCAGATGGAGGAGGACCAGCGCCCCTTAGAACCCCGGCTCCAAGCCCTTCTCCAAGGCTTGAAAACCCCTGTACCCGGGGAAGGTCCCCTGCGGGATGCCCTGGAGGAACGGCGGGCGGCCCTTCACCTCGAGGCCCAGGCCCTCCTATCCCGTTTAAAAGCTCTCCTCACCTTTCCCGCCCCCAGGCCCAGCGTGGGGGGGCTGGTCCAGGGCCTAAGGCTTCGGGAGGAGCGCAAGGCCCGTTGGGAGGAGCTTGCCGGTTTGGTGCAGGACCTGGAGGCACGCCACGAGGAACTCTCCTCTTGGCTATCCTTCCTCTCCCGCCATCCCGAGGCCCAGGCGGAGGGGCTAAGGGCCTTGCTCACGGGGAATCCTCCGCCCGTCTCCTCTCCCCCATCCCCTGCCCCTGAACCGGAGGCCTTTGACCTGGACCTGGTCTTTCCCGAACCTTCCCCACCCCAAGCCCCGCCGGATGCCCCCTCGCCGCCCCGCTCCCTGCCCCAAACCACCGCCTTGGCCCTTCCCACCCCGGACCTCCTGGACCCCCCGGAGCCAAAAGGAACCGCCCGGGGCCTGGAGGAGGTGGAAAGGCTAAAGCGCACCATCGCCGACACCCTCAAGCACTTCGGGGTGCAGGCGGAGGTGGTGGGCCATGCCCGCGGACCCTCCGTGATCCGCTACGAGCTTCTTCCTGCCCCTGGGGAGAAGATCAGCCGCATCCAGAGCCTGCAAAACGACCTAGCCCGGGCCTTGGCAGTGGGGGCGGTGCGCATCGAGGCCCCCATCCCCGGGAAGAACACCGTGGGCCTCGAGGTGCCCAACCCCAAAAGGGAGCTGGTGCGCTTCTCCGAGGCGGTCCTCTCCCCTGCCTTCCAAAACGCCAAGGCCCTTCTGCCCTTGGTCCTGGGCAAGAGCATTGAGGGGGAGATCTGGGTGCGGGATCTCGCCAAAATGCCCCACCTCCTCATCGCCGGCTCCACGGGAAGCGGCAAGAGCGTGGCCATCAACGTCCTTATCGCAAGCCTCCTCTTCAAACACCTCCCCACCTCCTTGCGTTTCCTCCTCATCGACCCCAAGATGGTGGAGCTCACCCCCTACGAGGGCATCCCCCACCTGGTGCGCCCCGTGGTCACTAGCCCCGAGGAGGCCGCCGGGGTCCTGCAAGGAGCGGTGGCCCACATGGAAAGGCGCTACCGGCTCCTGAGCGGGGTAGGGGCCAGAAACCTGGAACAGTACAACGCCAAGATGGAAAAGGAGGGCGGGGAAACCCTTCCCTACCTGATCATCGTGGTGGACGAGCTGGCCGACCTGATGATGACCGCCCCCAAGGAGGTGGAGTCCGCCATCCTGCGCCTGGCCCAGATGGCCCGGGCCACGGGCATGCACCTCATCCTGGCCACCCAGCGGCCCAGCGTGGACATCCTCACCTCCCTCATCAAGGTGAACATCCCCGCCCGCCTGGCCTTTGCCGTGTCCAGCGGCTTTGACTCCCGCACCATCCTGGACACCCAGGGGGCGGAAAAGCTCATCGGCCAGGGGGATGCCCTCTTCTACCAGCCTGGGCTAACCAAGCCCGTGCGCCTGCAGGTACCCTACCTCTCCGAGGAGGAGGTGGGGCGCCTGGCGGGCTTCCTCAGGGGGCAAAGCTTTGAAGACCGCTTCGCCGAAGCCTACGGCCAGGACTTTGAACCCCCCAAGGGGCCGGAAGGGGCAGGCCCAGGCGAGGTGGACTTTTCCGATCCCCTTCTCCGGAAGGCGGCGGAGATCGTGGTGGAGGAGGGCTACGGCTCCGTAAGCCGCCTGCAGCGCCGCCTTTCCATCGGCCACGCCCGGGCCGGGAAGCTGATGGATGCCCTCGAGGCCATGGGGATCGTGGGGCCCTCCAAGGGTTCCAAGCCCCGGGAAGTCCTCATCACCAAGGAGCAGCTCAAGGACTTCTTCGGGTAA
- a CDS encoding OmpH family outer membrane protein: MKRFSLAALLLALGALLAPMLAQNKNVATRVGFVDADALVQAHPDYKKVQDLQAQARKELAPLEEKLKPLDQKIRSGQATAKERQDYEALLKTYQDTLKKWQDRQNPVLKPILEDVDKAIAKVAKAQGFAVVMSRQVAAQSGLVVYADEDTELTQAVIRELKK, encoded by the coding sequence ATGAAGCGCTTTTCCCTAGCCGCCCTCCTTCTTGCCCTTGGCGCCCTCCTCGCCCCCATGCTGGCCCAGAACAAGAACGTGGCCACCCGGGTGGGGTTTGTGGATGCCGATGCCCTGGTGCAGGCCCACCCCGACTACAAGAAGGTGCAGGACCTTCAGGCCCAGGCCCGTAAGGAACTGGCTCCCTTAGAGGAAAAACTCAAGCCCCTGGACCAGAAGATCCGTTCGGGCCAGGCCACGGCCAAGGAGCGCCAGGACTACGAGGCCCTCCTCAAGACCTACCAGGACACCTTAAAGAAATGGCAGGACCGGCAGAATCCCGTGCTCAAGCCCATCCTTGAAGACGTGGACAAAGCCATCGCCAAGGTGGCCAAGGCCCAGGGCTTCGCCGTGGTCATGAGCCGCCAGGTGGCAGCCCAGTCGGGGCTGGTGGTCTACGCCGACGAGGACACCGAGCTTACCCAGGCGGTGATTCGGGAGCTGAAGAAATAG
- the lptC gene encoding LPS export ABC transporter periplasmic protein LptC — MTPSRPWRHPQKLLLVLAALFLLALAQEVFRPQVELTRKEKKVVAWVSGEEGSLFYADYGDLLVGELESLSSERVQVGGRAFFWDPGSVVEKGLGVGERVEVAYNPDWEKEGLPYLMRLRRAGAGKGERYLRLVLFDPRGVEVRLGEEVEARGPLAVVERGGVEELYLSGGEAQYLEEEGRLELRPAPGKVAVVQGQVRVEGQRLRYQNDTGEALLAGPLEVRREGEKPLTGKAGSLRYLLDEDRLWLLGGVELTQEGRTTKAERALLREKEGYAYLYGGVESRDEKGLVRGERVRYALKSGEVVVLGQVRGEFRGD, encoded by the coding sequence GTGACCCCTTCCCGCCCCTGGCGCCATCCCCAAAAGCTCCTCCTGGTTCTGGCTGCCCTTTTTCTCCTGGCCTTGGCCCAGGAGGTCTTCCGCCCCCAGGTGGAGCTCACCCGGAAGGAGAAAAAGGTGGTGGCCTGGGTGAGCGGGGAGGAGGGGAGCCTCTTCTATGCGGACTACGGGGACCTCCTGGTGGGGGAGCTGGAGTCCCTCTCCTCTGAAAGGGTCCAGGTGGGGGGCCGGGCCTTCTTCTGGGATCCGGGAAGCGTGGTGGAGAAGGGGCTAGGGGTGGGGGAAAGGGTGGAGGTGGCCTATAACCCCGACTGGGAAAAGGAGGGGCTTCCCTACCTGATGCGTTTGCGGAGGGCTGGAGCAGGGAAGGGGGAGCGCTACCTCCGGCTCGTCCTCTTTGACCCCAGGGGGGTGGAGGTGCGCCTGGGGGAAGAGGTGGAGGCCAGGGGGCCCCTGGCGGTGGTGGAGCGGGGTGGGGTGGAGGAGCTCTACCTCTCCGGGGGAGAGGCCCAGTACCTGGAGGAGGAAGGCCGGCTGGAGCTAAGGCCAGCTCCCGGGAAGGTGGCGGTGGTTCAAGGGCAGGTGCGGGTGGAGGGGCAGAGGCTTCGCTACCAAAACGACACCGGGGAGGCCCTCTTGGCGGGGCCTCTGGAGGTGCGGCGGGAAGGGGAAAAACCCCTTACGGGCAAAGCGGGAAGCCTGCGCTACCTTCTAGACGAGGACCGGCTTTGGCTTCTCGGGGGGGTGGAGCTTACCCAGGAGGGGCGCACCACCAAGGCGGAACGGGCCCTCCTGCGGGAGAAGGAGGGGTACGCCTACCTCTATGGGGGGGTGGAGAGCCGGGACGAAAAGGGCCTGGTGCGAGGGGAACGGGTGCGCTACGCCCTCAAAAGCGGGGAGGTGGTGGTCCTAGGCCAGGTGAGGGGAGAGTTTCGTGGGGACTAG
- a CDS encoding ABC transporter ATP-binding protein — protein sequence MEVGGTTSKALVLKDITKRFPLVLANDRISLDLNWGEVLALVGENGAGKSTLMKIVYGLQPPDQGEMWVNGKPYRPKSPLDAIAHGIGMVHQHFMLVEPFTVLENLVLGLEPGSSLYLNLEEARKRATALMAELGFQVPLDERIENLPVGLQQRVEILKALYRQAKILILDEPTAVLTPQEAEELFRFLRTYVAKGNAAIFISHKLKEVLSVSDRVTVIRDGRVVGTVKTPETSLEELARMMVGREVVLRVEKGPARPREVVLEVEDLEAPPRLKGVSFSVRAGEIVGIAGVEGNGQTELVEALAGLRRYRGTVRYLGHPLPHLALKVREAGVSHIPEDRLARGLVLDFSVRENAILGDQRRLPFRGFLGFLDGMAMEQHARTLVETFDVRPRSTDLSARRFSGGNQQKIVVGRELLRRPRLLIAAQPTRGVDVGAIEFIHQRLVEARDQGLAVLLVSADLSEVISLSDRILVMYEGRIVGELTPEEAKEERLGLLMAGISA from the coding sequence GTGGAGGTCGGCGGAACTACCTCAAAGGCCCTGGTCCTAAAGGACATCACCAAGCGCTTCCCCCTGGTCCTGGCCAACGATCGCATCAGCCTGGACCTGAACTGGGGCGAGGTCCTGGCCCTGGTGGGGGAAAACGGGGCGGGAAAGTCCACCCTGATGAAGATCGTCTATGGCCTACAGCCCCCGGACCAAGGGGAGATGTGGGTGAACGGCAAACCCTACCGGCCCAAAAGCCCCCTGGACGCCATCGCCCACGGCATCGGCATGGTGCACCAGCACTTCATGCTGGTGGAACCCTTCACCGTGCTGGAGAACCTGGTCCTGGGCCTCGAGCCGGGAAGCTCCCTCTACCTCAACCTCGAGGAGGCCAGGAAGCGGGCCACCGCCCTCATGGCGGAACTGGGCTTCCAGGTCCCTTTGGACGAGCGCATTGAGAACCTCCCCGTGGGGCTACAGCAACGGGTGGAGATCCTCAAGGCCCTTTACCGCCAGGCCAAGATCCTCATCCTGGACGAGCCCACCGCCGTCCTAACCCCCCAGGAAGCAGAGGAGCTTTTCCGCTTCCTCAGGACCTATGTGGCCAAGGGGAACGCCGCCATCTTCATCAGCCACAAGCTGAAGGAGGTGCTTTCCGTCTCCGACCGGGTCACGGTGATCCGGGACGGAAGGGTGGTGGGCACGGTGAAGACCCCGGAAACCTCCCTGGAGGAGCTGGCCCGGATGATGGTGGGCAGGGAGGTGGTCTTGAGGGTGGAAAAGGGCCCTGCCCGGCCAAGGGAGGTGGTCCTGGAGGTGGAGGACCTCGAGGCTCCCCCAAGGCTAAAGGGGGTGAGCTTCTCCGTGCGGGCGGGGGAGATCGTGGGCATTGCCGGGGTGGAGGGGAACGGCCAGACCGAGCTGGTGGAGGCCCTGGCGGGCCTGCGCAGGTACCGGGGCACCGTGCGCTACCTGGGCCACCCTCTTCCCCACCTGGCCCTTAAGGTGCGGGAGGCGGGCGTGAGCCATATCCCCGAAGACCGGCTTGCCCGGGGGCTGGTTCTGGACTTCTCCGTGCGGGAAAACGCCATCCTGGGGGACCAGCGCCGCTTGCCCTTCCGCGGCTTTCTAGGCTTTCTGGACGGGATGGCCATGGAGCAGCATGCCCGTACCCTGGTGGAAACCTTTGACGTCCGCCCTCGCTCCACGGACCTCTCCGCCCGGCGCTTCTCCGGGGGAAACCAGCAGAAAATCGTGGTGGGCAGGGAACTTTTGCGGAGGCCCCGGCTCCTCATCGCCGCCCAGCCCACCCGGGGCGTGGACGTGGGGGCCATAGAGTTCATCCACCAGCGCCTGGTGGAGGCCCGCGACCAGGGCCTGGCGGTGCTTCTGGTCTCCGCGGACCTCTCCGAGGTGATCAGCCTGTCGGACCGGATCCTGGTCATGTATGAGGGGCGGATCGTGGGGGAACTTACCCCCGAGGAGGCCAAGGAGGAGCGCCTGGGACTTCTCATGGCTGGCATTTCTGCCTAG
- a CDS encoding BMP family lipoprotein: MKRIVTLLAVLALGLSLAQVRVGIAFDAGGKFDRSFNQSAWEGAQKAAKDFGVKLFDFEPADPSQVGQGIRTFAEEGFDLVIGVGFANEPAITATAKEFPKVNFAVIDAVPGEGKLLNAVGLVFREHEGSFLVGYIAGKMTRTGVVGFIGGMDIPLIHKFEAGFRAGAEYAFKEDKIQGKVLVGYVGNTPAAWNDPAKAKEIAASQVRQGADIIYAAAGGSGLGLIDYVKQAKCLKEGGAIRFVRKADPYAKVPKYADYTKTCGTDGTKATPLFFIGVDANQNYLGDTDNNPSTLNHGLTSMMKRVDVATYEVIKSVVQKAFKGGVREFGLANNGVGYALDEYNKALIPAAVVSKLEVLKQQIIKGQLKVPEKR; this comes from the coding sequence ATGAAACGTATCGTAACCCTTTTGGCAGTATTGGCCCTGGGCCTGAGCCTGGCCCAAGTCCGCGTGGGCATCGCCTTTGACGCTGGGGGTAAGTTTGACCGCTCCTTCAACCAGTCCGCCTGGGAAGGGGCGCAGAAGGCAGCCAAGGACTTTGGGGTCAAGCTCTTTGACTTTGAGCCCGCCGACCCCTCCCAGGTAGGCCAGGGCATCCGCACCTTCGCCGAGGAGGGCTTTGACCTGGTGATCGGGGTGGGCTTCGCCAACGAGCCCGCCATCACCGCCACCGCCAAGGAGTTCCCCAAGGTGAACTTTGCCGTCATTGACGCCGTCCCCGGGGAGGGCAAGCTTTTGAACGCCGTGGGCCTGGTCTTCCGGGAGCACGAGGGGAGCTTCCTGGTGGGCTACATCGCCGGCAAGATGACCCGCACCGGGGTGGTGGGCTTCATCGGCGGCATGGACATCCCCCTCATCCACAAGTTTGAGGCGGGCTTCCGGGCCGGGGCGGAGTACGCCTTCAAGGAGGACAAGATCCAGGGCAAGGTCCTGGTGGGCTATGTGGGCAACACCCCCGCCGCCTGGAACGACCCCGCCAAGGCCAAGGAGATCGCCGCCAGCCAGGTGCGCCAGGGGGCGGACATCATCTACGCCGCCGCCGGAGGCTCGGGCCTGGGCCTCATCGACTACGTGAAGCAGGCCAAGTGCCTCAAGGAGGGCGGGGCCATCCGCTTTGTGCGCAAGGCCGACCCCTACGCCAAGGTGCCCAAGTACGCGGATTACACCAAGACCTGCGGCACCGACGGCACCAAGGCCACGCCCCTCTTCTTCATCGGGGTGGACGCCAACCAGAACTACCTGGGGGACACCGACAATAACCCCAGCACCCTGAACCACGGCCTCACCTCCATGATGAAGCGGGTGGACGTGGCCACCTACGAGGTCATCAAGAGCGTGGTGCAGAAGGCCTTTAAGGGCGGGGTGCGGGAGTTCGGCCTGGCCAACAACGGGGTGGGGTACGCCCTGGACGAGTACAACAAGGCCCTGATCCCGGCCGCCGTGGTCAGCAAGCTGGAGGTCTTGAAGCAGCAGATCATCAAGGGCCAGCTTAAGGTGCCCGAAAAACGCTAG
- the pheA gene encoding prephenate dehydratase, which yields MRIAFQGTEGAYSEEALLRNFPGSTPMGFPTFHQVFEAVEGGEADLGVVPVENTTAGSINQTYDLLLESDLHVVGEIIHRVEHCLLAPQGTELKDLKAVKSHPQALAQCDGFLARMRLTPIPVFDTAGAARSLSENPEPGVGAIASRRAAELYGLKVLAENIEDYPHNYTRFFVIGREEAKREEGPHKTSIVFAVRHRPGGLLEALTVFAEAGVNLTKLESRPRRDKPFSYLFYLDLEGHLEDPGPAQALLGLLRRAAFLKVLGSYPAYRNGA from the coding sequence ATGAGGATCGCCTTCCAGGGGACAGAAGGGGCCTATAGCGAGGAGGCCCTGCTCAGGAACTTCCCCGGTTCCACCCCCATGGGCTTTCCCACCTTCCACCAGGTCTTTGAGGCGGTGGAAGGGGGGGAAGCGGATCTCGGGGTGGTACCCGTGGAGAACACCACCGCGGGCAGCATCAACCAGACCTATGACCTGCTTCTGGAAAGCGACCTCCACGTGGTGGGGGAGATCATCCACCGGGTGGAGCACTGCCTCCTCGCTCCTCAGGGGACCGAGCTCAAAGACCTCAAGGCGGTCAAAAGCCACCCCCAGGCCCTGGCCCAGTGCGACGGCTTCCTGGCCCGCATGCGCCTCACCCCCATCCCGGTTTTTGACACCGCAGGGGCAGCCCGGTCCCTGTCGGAGAACCCTGAGCCCGGGGTAGGGGCCATCGCCAGCCGGCGGGCCGCGGAGCTTTACGGCCTAAAGGTGCTGGCGGAAAACATCGAGGACTATCCCCACAACTACACCCGCTTCTTCGTCATCGGGCGGGAGGAGGCCAAAAGGGAGGAAGGCCCCCACAAGACCAGCATCGTCTTCGCGGTGCGCCATCGGCCTGGAGGGCTTTTGGAGGCTCTTACCGTGTTCGCCGAGGCCGGGGTGAACCTCACCAAGCTGGAGTCACGGCCGAGGCGCGATAAGCCCTTCAGCTACCTCTTCTACCTGGACCTCGAGGGCCACCTGGAAGATCCCGGGCCCGCCCAAGCCCTTCTGGGCCTTCTCAGGCGGGCCGCCTTCCTAAAGGTTCTGGGCTCCTATCCCGCCTACCGCAACGGGGCCTAA
- a CDS encoding LptA/OstA family protein gives MRRWVWWSLLGLALAASGVRVIQVEGGRLSGDLRYGPWTFEGEVRGRVKDLEIRSPKATLSAPKGKTMQEAEGEREARFEGGVVVRRGRVEARGPALVYREKTGEGELLGPARMRQEPKPGEDPVEVEASRMTFQVDTDTSGSENALLRSGNQEGRAAFVYYEEEKGLAVFTDPKEVVLVRKRKDGDLVIRAKEVRSLTGPKKLIATGGVRLQDGDLVTTGESLYYDDTTGEAIVLGRPAVSENRKEGFRLSGNTLQHNVNRHQVRVYGKAFRLPVEEFRKLGEK, from the coding sequence ATGAGAAGGTGGGTTTGGTGGTCCCTTTTGGGTTTGGCCTTGGCCGCTTCCGGCGTCCGGGTTATTCAGGTGGAAGGGGGACGGCTTTCCGGGGACCTGCGTTACGGCCCCTGGACCTTTGAGGGAGAGGTGAGGGGACGGGTGAAGGACCTGGAAATCCGCTCCCCCAAGGCCACCCTCAGCGCCCCCAAGGGCAAGACCATGCAGGAGGCGGAAGGGGAGCGGGAGGCCCGCTTTGAGGGCGGGGTGGTGGTGCGCCGGGGCCGGGTGGAGGCCAGGGGGCCGGCTCTGGTCTATCGGGAGAAAACCGGGGAGGGGGAGCTTTTAGGCCCGGCCCGCATGCGCCAAGAGCCCAAACCTGGGGAGGACCCGGTGGAGGTGGAGGCGAGCCGGATGACCTTCCAGGTGGACACGGATACCTCCGGCAGCGAAAACGCCCTCCTAAGGAGCGGGAACCAGGAGGGGCGGGCAGCCTTTGTCTACTATGAGGAGGAGAAGGGTCTGGCGGTGTTCACCGACCCCAAGGAGGTGGTCCTCGTCCGCAAGCGCAAGGACGGGGACCTGGTGATCCGGGCCAAGGAGGTGCGAAGCCTCACCGGACCCAAGAAGCTCATCGCCACCGGGGGAGTAAGGCTTCAGGATGGGGATTTGGTCACCACGGGGGAAAGCCTCTACTACGACGACACCACCGGGGAGGCCATCGTTTTGGGCAGGCCCGCGGTGAGCGAGAACAGGAAGGAAGGGTTTAGGCTTTCGGGAAACACCCTCCAGCACAACGTGAACCGCCACCAGGTGCGGGTGTACGGCAAGGCCTTCCGCCTGCCGGTGGAGGAGTTCAGGAAGCTGGGGGAGAAGTGA
- a CDS encoding CBS and ACT domain-containing protein, whose amino-acid sequence MLVRDWMTKDPLTVAPDTPVLEAINLLKNKGFRRLPVVKDGKLIGLVTDKDLKDAMPSKATTLSVWEMNYLLSKLTVQEVMAKPVITVEADAPLEKAALLLEEKKIGGLPVMEGEKLVGIITVTDVLRAFIEVLGLKMGGLRITVDIPDVPGALAQMARAVPPANIVSIATAAHLNGYQRLVLRVVGEDVEGVPERLKAAGERVVDVRPG is encoded by the coding sequence ATGCTGGTCAGGGACTGGATGACCAAAGACCCCCTCACCGTGGCCCCGGATACCCCGGTGCTGGAAGCCATCAATCTCCTGAAGAACAAGGGTTTCCGGCGCTTGCCGGTGGTGAAGGACGGAAAGCTCATCGGCTTGGTCACCGACAAGGACCTCAAGGACGCCATGCCCTCCAAGGCCACCACCCTCTCGGTGTGGGAGATGAACTACCTCCTCTCCAAGCTCACGGTCCAGGAGGTCATGGCCAAACCCGTGATCACCGTGGAGGCCGACGCGCCCCTGGAAAAGGCGGCCCTTTTGCTGGAGGAGAAGAAGATCGGCGGCCTGCCGGTGATGGAAGGGGAGAAGCTTGTGGGCATCATCACCGTGACCGATGTCCTGAGGGCCTTCATTGAGGTCTTGGGGCTTAAGATGGGGGGTTTGCGCATCACCGTGGACATCCCCGACGTGCCCGGGGCCCTGGCCCAGATGGCTCGGGCGGTCCCCCCGGCCAACATCGTCTCCATCGCCACCGCCGCCCACTTGAATGGGTACCAGCGCCTGGTCCTGAGGGTGGTGGGGGAGGATGTGGAAGGTGTCCCTGAACGGCTAAAGGCTGCCGGGGAGCGGGTGGTGGACGTGCGCCCCGGTTAG